The segment GATATTTAGTTACTACTTCTTCCAGGGCACTTCCATGGCAACACCACATGTCTCAGGTGTTGCAGCTTTATTGATATCTCAGGGTGCTTCCAACGATGAAGTTAGAACTGCACTTGAATCAACTGCAATGGATCTTGGAAAAAGCGGCTGGGACACAGCCTATGGCTATGGTCTTATTGATGCAAAGGCTGCACTGGACTCTCTGAATAGCGTACCTGCAGAGAACTTAGCCCCAACTGCTTCTATAAATGGTCCATATAGTGGTGTTGTAGGGACTCAAATACAGTTCTCCAGTTCAGGTTCTACCGACCCTGATGGAACCATTGACTTCTATTACTGGGAATTTGGAGACGGAAATACCAGCAATTCGGAAAATCCAACAAATGTTTATGGTTCAGCTGGAACTTTCACAGTAAACCTTACAGTAACCGATAATAATGATGCAGCAGGTACAGACAGCACTACAGTCACTGTAACCACTGCTACAGAACCTCCAGAAACTGGAATATCCATTATTAGTGTAGACCCCATAACAAGAACAGCAGGTAAAAACACGTTTGTTTCTGCAAAGGCAGTTGTGAGTGTACAGCCCGATCTGGCAGGCAGTATGGTATCCGGTTACTGGACTGGTGCTACTACAGATATTGATTCCGGCCTCACCGACGGATCGGGAACATTGACTTTCTATTCCGACGAGGTAAAGTACAAAAAGGGAGAATTGACGTTCACATTTACTGTCGATGACTCAACTTTGTCAACAATCTATCCTCAATAAAGCAGTCCCTAAGTAAAACAAAATTCATGGTCTCAAATTGAGACCAACTCTTTTTTATTTCATCATTTTTCATTCACAGTAATTAATCCTGTAAAATATGATCAAGAAAACAAGTAATACAAGCTTCTTTCATTTTCGAAAAAAGGAAGCTTTTATGCATTGAACTACAATAACAATATAAAGAAAACACTAATTATAGACCAAACAGAATCACATTTGAGCACATCGTAGGGAACTCGCTAAAATGTATGAACTCTTAATTCTACTGATAGGACTTGCAGGCCTGATGTTAGGAGCTGAACTTATCATCAAAGCAGCCCTGGCAATCGCCGAACACTACAAGATCTCACATGCATTTATCGGCCTTACACTACTAACTCTGGGAACAAACCTGCCGGAGCTTGTCATTAGTGTTACCGGTTCCATCCAGCGATCAATGGGAACCGAAACATCAGGACTTATTATTGGTGATTCCATAGGTTCCTGCTTTGGTCAGATCGGCATCACTATGGGCATTGTTGGCATGTTCGGGGCTCTGACCTTAACAAAACGCGAACTTTCCCGGGACGGAGTAATGATGCTGATCTCTGTTGCCCTCCTATTCCTGACCGGTCTGGATGGTACACTTAGCCGGACAGACGGCCTGATCTTCCTCGCGGCTTATGCGGTCTATTTCTTTTTGCTATACAGAGAAGAAGAGGTCCACCAGAAATTCAAGAGTGCTCCACCATTATACTTTACACGGACGATCCTTTCCATTAGTGCCGGTTTTGCCATCCTCATACTATCGTCCTATGCAGTTCTGAACAACGCACTATACCTGGCAGATATGTGGGGGATCTCACAATCCTTCATCGGGATAGTACTCATCGGACTGGGAACCTCATTGCCGGAACTTGCACTCTCATGGAGCAGTATCCGGAAAAGAGCTGTAAACCTGTCCGTATTCAACCTGATCGGAAGCAATATATTCGACATACTGTTCACCCTTGGAGTAGGCAGTCTGATAAGCAGCTTTACCGTAAGTGAAGCTCTGGTAAGATTTGACATTCCAGCCTTGTTCTTCGTCTCATTGCTTGTACTGTTGTTCTTCAGAAGGCATATGCAATTGAAGAAGAATGAGGCGTTTGTGTTGATATTGCTTTATGTGCTTTATATCAGCGTGAAGATCTACAGTCTATGAGCATAAGATCTGAAGTCAAAATTTCTCTTTTTAGTATTATTCGTATCTTGAAGAAATAAGTAGATAATTTTATATTTTGCACACTCTTATTAAATGCATCTGAATTATTTTAGATATTTTATACATTGAAAAAGTTAGATTCATTGATCTTAAACATAATTCAGGAATCCGGATCTCATTAAATAATGTGCATATGGACCTAAAGCTCGTGATAATAAAGGGATAAAATGAAACATCCAAAGACTATCCAAAAAGGACTGGACTATATCGTAGCAATGGATGCAACAGAATTGTCTCCACTTGAGATCAGAGAGCTACTGCGTAAAACAGTGACCAAACGTTTTGAGATCATCGATCAGATAATGTCAGCCGCCAGAAAGGAAGGTATCATAACTGATAAAGATGGCATGTGCCACTTCACTTATGAGGAAAACGATCTGGAATTTTTTAAACCTAAAATTATACGATCAGAAGAGGTCAACAACTGTAGGTGTTGTGGCAGGAGTATGAAGGAAAGCCACTACATCGAATTAAAGTCCGGTTTGATTGGTCCATACGGTTCCAAATGTGTCAGGAAGCTCTATCTGGACTATTTGTTTGAATGAAAGTGGTTTTTATATATATTTCACCCGATCTAAACAACCCTTTTATGTGGATATCACAATCATCAGTAACCAGCCACCAAAAATCCTTTGTATCCCACCAAAAGTTGTACTCTGCAACTACATGCTATTATTTTGCTTTTGAATTTCAAGAAAAAAATAGAGATTATGGACTTATCCAACACCCCCCACCGAAACTAGCTTTAACTCAGAAACCAATATACTACATGGGTGTGGGAGTTGTATGTTAAAAAGCGAGTTTGGGGAAATTACGTGGGGCTGAAATACCGCTAAAAGGTGGTATTTCAGATCTATGACTTCCACACTTCTTGTTCAACTCATTTTGTTTTGTTGCTGGACCTTCAGTGATCCATGATATGATCTTTACGGAGCTTGGGCTCCATTCTGTTTTCATATCAATTCTATCATTATCCAAATATAATTGAAAAAACATCCAACTGCACCAGCAGCATATACAGACCCGTTCCTGCAAAAATGCTGAGCATTGCATTGCGTTTCCACAAGTGCAGGCCCATGACAGCTGCTATTGTGAATATCTCCGGGACTCCGTATGGAGCATAAAGCCACTGTACATCCTTCAGGCAGTAGATCACGAGCAGTAGGAGGATCATCGGAGGTAGGTTCTTCTCAATGGTGGAGAGGATCTGCGGGGGAGCTCGAGCATTAAAGAATACAAAAGGAATAGCCCTTGTCGCGAAGGTTGCCACTGCTACTACTGCTGTAACGACCAGAAAATGTGCCGGATCTTCCATCATGGGATCTTCTCCTGATCAGGGTCCTGTTCTGCAATATTTCTGACCTCAAGGTCGTTCTGGACGAACCTTTCATGTGCTATCAGGATGAGGGTGCCGATGAAAATTGAGAACAGCAACATGTTGTCAGGGCTGAAGAGCAACAGTGAAATGACACCTGCACCCATGGCTGCCATGAACGGGAAACGGGACCTTGAAGCATGGTATTGCTCGATCGTCAGAACCACGAACAGTGCAGTAAGCACAAAGGTCATTCCTTCCAGGCGGAGATCAAGTACTGAGCCAAGTACAGCTCCAAGGACCGAACCCAGGATCCAGTATGAGTGGTCAAGTACAGTTATGTAAAAGTAGAACTTTCCCTTTGATCCTTCGTCCGGGGCTTTGGTGGTTGTAAGAAGAGCATAGGTCTCATCAGTAAGTGCGAAGATGAGGTAAGCTTTGATCTTTCCGACACCTGAGAACTTTTCCAGCAAAGACAGGCCGTAGAAGGAATGCCGTAGATTGATCAGCAGCGTTGTTATAGCAAATTCAGTGAGTCCTGCACCGGCTGCCAGCAATGCAACTGCAATGAACTGCCCTGCACCTGCATAGATGAATATGCTCATCAAGGGTGCATATATCCAGTGGTAGCCGGCTCCTTCGAGAAGGAAGCCAAAGGCCATACCTAATGGGATATATCCCAGGAAGACCGGTAGCGTTGTCTTGAGGGCGCTTGTGAAGAGGCTTTCACTCTGCTGGCTCATGATTCTTGTACACCTTTTGAATTTAAGGATAGATTAGCTATTTACTTTCCGAAGTGGGAAATAAAGTGCAAGAAAAGAATTGATTGTATTTATGTTTTATTAAATTAGACTATGAAGATGAAAATGAAGAATAAAATTAGTCCTCAGAATGATAACTTCTCAATAAAACTAAATAGTATACAATTCAATTTATTTGTATAACTAAATGGGGGAATTTAGTGGAACCAGATGTATTTAGAACTTTATCTAACCTTTCACTTTTCTTACAGGTACTAGCATTTCTAATGCTAATATATGCGATCAAGCAGAAGACAGAGGGCATAGATAAACATGCAAGAGGAGCATCACTTGCTGTTTACACAATTATCCCTACTATCCTGTTCATGTTCTATTCGATCAGTCAGGGTTTTCAACTGGCATCCTATGGCATCGTTCTGATCCTGCACAGGCTTCTGGGGTCAATTGTTATACTTTTCATAATACTTTTCGTTACCAACAGATGGAGATTCAAAAAGAAAGTTCACATGGATATTGCAACTGGATGCTGGGCAATAACATTGCTTCTTGGAATTGCTGTGTACCTGATATCCTTCGGATACATAAGCTGAAATCATAATATCAAGAATTGGATCTGTTGCAGTTCTTTCTGTCAGCAGATGTAATTCTAAGGACGGTACTCCTGAGACTCAAAGGAGGATCGTCTTTGATCATCGGGGGAATTGTCACGATCAAAGAAAATTATAACCTGTTCCTTGGAATTATCAAAAAAATAGATTCATTGTTCTACAGTCCTGTTCCTGAAGTATCTGATGAAGATCAGATCGAATGGGAAGTATCTGCTCTTCAATTGAAGAAAGGAGATAATTTGATAATTTCAGGTCGAACGAAACCTGAAAGAAGCATAAAAATGAATGTCAATTTTGAGATTCAAATTCCTGTAAAAGATCAAAAATATGAGCACAGGTTTGATGATGTAGCAATAACTTCGATCCCGAACGAGTTTCAGGTTGTAGCTCAAACTGTAAAAAATATGACATTCGCAGTTCAAATGTTGATACCTTTTAAGCAGCATAGAGACGCTGAAAATGGAAAGGCAACATATGTTGATAAAAATGTTCCTACAGGAAACTATGACATAACCATAAAAGGTGAAACTAATGAAGATGTTGAGACCGTTCTATTAAACGTTAAAGCTTCCCAAACAATTGTTTCAGATAGCAAAGGCGATTTTATTTGCGAATACTCAACAAAACCATTCCCAAATGGAACTGTCGACTTGTTTTTAGGCCAAGAAAAAAAAGAAATAAAGATAATCCTCTGAAAAACAGAGGATTTTACTATTTTTGGTTTCAATTATTTTTTGCTCATGAGAGACATGAACTTGGTTGATTCCATCACAGGAACACTCTCAATGTAGCATATATCCGACCATGGAAGGTTGAATGCTGCAAAAGCCTCTGCATCGTCACACTCATACAGGATAAAATACCTGGACCCTGTCAGATCGACCCACTGATTGACGATAGTTATTCCTGCAGGCACCTTGATCTCTTTAAAGTGCTCAAGTATCTTATCACGGTTCTGTGGTTCCCATGAACTAATTTCCATATATAACATATTCTTCTCCCCCATTTTGAATTTAACACTTGTCTTTCTGCATTGTCTTCAAATTATTTATTTTCAATAATCTCTGATATCAGCTCTTTTTGCTCATTAATGATATGAATTCGGTTGATTTCATTACAGGAACCGTGTCAATGTAACACACATCCGACCATGGAAGATTAAATGCTGCAAACGCTTCTGCATCATCACACTCATATAAGATGAAATATCGAGATCCTGTTAGATCAACCCATTGATTGTGGACTGTTACTCCGGCAGGCATCTTCAGTTCTTTGAAGTGTTCAAGTATCTTATCACGATTCTCTGGTTCCCAGGTGCTTATTTCCATGTATAACATATTCATTTCTCCACTTTTAGTTTTAAATTCATATCATATAAAAAAATAAGATTCAAAAGAATCTCATGGTAGATATTATGGTATCAGTACTGCGTCAATGACGTGTATGACCCCATTACTTGCTTCAATGTCTGTAATGACAACAGTTGCATCATTGACCATTACACCATCGTCTGTTACAGTGAAGGTAATTTCACTTCCCTGTACAGTTTCAGCTGAATCCATTGTTACAACATCTGCTGCCATATATTCACCTGCAACCACGTGGTAGGTAAGTACACCTGCAAGAGCCTCTTCATCTGCAAGTAATGCATCAAGAGTTCCTTCAGGTAATGCTGCAAATGCTTCATCTGTTGGTGCAAATACAGTGAAAGGACCTTCACTTCTCAGTGTCTCCTCAAGACCGGCAGCCTGGACAGCCTGCACAAGTGTTGTAAATGATCCTGCTTCTATTGCAGTATCAACGATGTCCATTTCTTCCTCTTCCATCATTGAAGGTGGAAGAATGACCTTGTCGATAACATGGATCACACCATTGCTGGCCATGATGTCTGCCTGGACAACATTTGCATCGTTTACTTTTACACCATCCATGGTATCGAAAGTAACTGATTCACCCTGGACAGTTTCTGCAGATTCCAGACCTGCAACGTCTGCTGCCATGACCTCACCTGCAACCACATGATATGTCAACACAGCTGCAAGAGCCTCTTCGTCTGCAAGTAATGCATCAAGAGTTCCTTCAGGTAATGCTGCAAATGCTTCGTCAGTTGGTGCGAATACTGTGAAAGGACCATCGCCTCTCAATGTATCTTCAAGTCCGGCAGCCTGGACAGCCTGGACCAGAGTTGTAAATGAACCAGCGTCCACTGCCGTGTCCACAATGTCCATTTCTTCCTCTTCAGGTTCACTGGTAGTACAACCAGAAACTAATACAATCGTTGCTAAAAGCAAAGCTACTAAGATTTTATTTATTTTCACATGTCGCCCCCCTTGGCCACTAAATAAATTCTACATGTCGACTTTGTAATTTATACTATATATAGCTTTTTAATCTATTTTTGAGAGATTATACATAAACTGATTTGAAGAAAGTAAGGGGTCTCCTGTGTGCGATTATAATAAATAGCTTCAAAATGTTCCGGTGAAGAACGAATTTCGGAAGCAATTGGCAGATAACTTATTTTCTAATAATAACATTAAAAAATCTTACTGTCTTTGTATAACTATGATGCCCAGATAACCATCAACAGTAACTTCATCCCCGTTACTTATTATATCTATAGCATCCGGAATACCTGTTACACAAGGGATCCCATACTCACGTGCAATTATCGCCCCATGTATGAGCATGCCCCCTCTACGCTCAATAATACCGGAAACAAGAGGCGCAACAAAGGTCATGTTCGGATCGATCGCATCACATACCAGAATTTCACCCGATCTTACAGCAAAAAGATCATCCTTTGTTTCTATAACTCTTGCTATGCCTGTAACAATACCTTTACTGGCTGGTTGCCCCTGGATCTGCCTTATCCTGACATTACCTGGATGACTAAGATCCCTGGTAATGACTTGTGCTTTTGGAATGTAATTTTTTTCATTTAACGCCTTTATGACATCATCATCAGTTATGTTCTGGTCAATTCCTCTTTTTGAAAGTCTGCTTTTTCCTTCCTTAATTGAATCCATATAATGTCCTTCAATTCTTCCAAGATAGATATTGTCATCATCACGGAGTTTGTAACTTGCTCGACCAATATCAAGCAACTCAGAAGCATATTTTTTTTCTTTCCTATCGAAAATAGCAAGGAAATTCTCTATTAATTCTTTTGGATCTTTCGGACTTATGATCTCATTCTCCGGATGTGAAGATAATTCCAGTATTAGTTTCATCATCTGGATTTTGTCCTCGACATAAGATGATCGACCAAAAAGTTCCATGAATTCATCAAAATGCTTTCCAAAATCCCCCTCGACATTTCTGGACTCAACATTTTTCCTCAGCGAATCATCATTTCGAAGCATTCCTGCAAGTAAGTTGAGCTTCCTGTTCCTACGCATACTTAAAAGATCCGAATTTGACAGAAGGTCCATAAACTCATAGGGATCTGAAGGTTTCATCTTTTCATTATACACATCTGCGAACAACCTCATACCATGAGCAAAAGGAATGAATTCTTTTGTGTATATTGAATCCCACTTCTCGAATGTACTTCTTCGGGAAACGATCACCTCCGCAAGTTCAATATCATTCAGGCTCTGAAGATCTACCTGCGACATTGATCCGGAATCAGAGATCATTTCCGGGATCAATATTTCCTCTATTTTAATACGCAGAGCTTTCAGGTTATCAAAGGTCCTTTTTAAAGAAATATACCAGCTCTTTTCCTTATCTTCAAGGGTTGTAATTGGCCTTGACTGCAGGAGGAATATTTCATCATCCCGAATTGTCCATTCCATATCCTGAGGAGAATCGAACACTTTTTCTGAGAGCATTGCCATCTCATAGATCCTGCTTATATCATCCTCACTTAGCGGTTCCTTATCTGAAAAAGTAGACGACAGTTCTTCGATAAAAGTTCCGCCTTCTTTTAACCTGACACTTTTTTCCCTGTCGGAAGCGACGACATGCTGGATAATTGCACCAGTTTCCCTGTCCAGTATCCACCTGTCAGGTTCAATATCACCACTAACAAGACCCTCATTAAGACCATAAACTGATTCTATGACCAGATGGCTTTCATTATTTGGATCTTTGCTAAAAACTATTCCGGACCTTTGCCCTTCAACGAGTTCCTGAACTAGGACTGCCATTGAACTTTCCTTTATGTCAAGACCTAACTCCTCACGATAAAGAATTGCAGCATCTGACCATAGAGATGCCCATACAAGCTTAACATGTTCAAGTATTGGATCAACACCCCTGACATTCACATAAGACTCATGGATGCCTGCAAAAGAAGTATTTGATGAATCTTCACCCGGTGCTGATGATCTTACAACGACCGGCACTTTTTCGTAATTCTTTTTAATTTCTGACCTGATCACATTTTCGATGTCTTCAGGAATGGATGAATTCAAAAACAGATTTTTAAGACGCAAGGATGTGTCCCACATCTCCTCCCACCTCATCTTGCCGAAATCTTTTCTGGCAATCTCAAGTAAGATCTGACCTTCAAGTCCACTGTCTTTTAAAAACTTTCTATATGCATCGGCTGTTACCGAAAAATATTTTGGAACATTGAATCCTTTTTCCCTGAGCCTTGATAAAGAATAAGCTTTCCCACCAACATTTTCTTTATCTTCCTCGCTGATACTTTCCATCGGGATGATAAGATCGCTCATTTCAACTCCATCTCCACAACATTCTGGAAACTCGTTGCAATAATGTATTTTTCAACTTCCATCATCATCAATGCAGATGTGGGGGCCTTAAGGAACTTTTCTAAATGTGGTTGTTTTGAAAGATAGAGATCAGAAAAAACAGGAACTTTATCTACTTCTTTTACAATTCCCATTGCATTAACAACAGTTGCATCCTTAAAATCCGAAACCGTATTCGACCTGTTATCCACCATAATTGATGCATAGCTTGAACCTTGTATGTTGGAATATTTTCTTGTAAACCTGGGAGTTACAAAAAGTATGTTCTTGAGGTCTTCGGTGGCAGCAAACGCTATAAGATTTGTATACGGCCTTCCTTCTTTTTCAGTAGCAAGAACTGCAAGACTCTGCCCTTTTAAGATATCTATTAAGGCCTCTTCAGGCGTATTTACAGTCATTTAACCACCAACCTACGTAAAACACTAATACAATTTTAGATTGTTTCAGTATTTATTAATTGTTAATTCTGGAATCAATCAGGCTTAGTTAATATCGGGAAATTTGCCCAGAAATCCCTGTCCCGATCAGGTTCTGATTCATTCTTTAATTCTTCCGGATATGGGAAGAACAATCTGGAATATTCTTCTTTTGAATCACTAAAACGCATAACATAAAGCTTAAGGACCTCAAGTAATGCATCGCATGCCATTCGATTATCCGCATATTTTTTAATTACCTGCTCAAGGTATTTCTCTTCAACGTCATTCAAAGAAGAAGCTACACTTAAGAGTAACTCGTTTGCAATATCCATAAATTCGTTCGAACCCGGTGATCTGGAAAAAACCTGTGGAATGAGTTTACCATATTCTGTCATGATCTTATCAGATCCTAATGAGCTTTTATTCTCCAATAACTGATCCATTTTCACAGCCAGATCACGATCATACAGGCGGAAAAGATAACGATTATACTTATGGAACCTCTCCAGCTTTTCAAATGAACCCGACTCTTTCACAGTCCGAAGATCTGAAAACACAAAAAGTTTTGTAAGGAAATGATTCCTTATAATATTGTTTCTAAGCCGATCGTCCTCTTCAAGAGGATATTCTGCATATTTCTGAACGATCTTGTCTGCAAAAAAGCCAGACCCATAATCAATTACGAACCCTTTATCAGAAGCAGCGTATATCTTGATCTTCCTTATTCCGATCGTAGGTGAACCGGATTTAAATATGAAACCATCAACATCAGGCAGATCATTCAGAAATTTGTCAGTGAAATTATCCATACTTTCTGTTATATCAGTCTCTGTTTTTGGCTGAATCAGTCTTTTCTTGCCATCTACAAGCACGATCCTTATAGTATCACGTGGAACCCCAAGTCCAATTTCTACTTCCGGGCAAACTGTGATGAAATCTACAAATGGAATTAAAGCACGAACAGTAGGGCAATTAATAACGCTTCCATTATAGCGCACAGCTTCAAACTCAAGACATTTACTTGCAACCACGCGAGGTCTTGAGTATGGATACTCGGGAATATTACAGTTTGACATTTAAACCTCCCAATCCCATCAACTCATAATAAATTATAAGTTAGAACTCATATTTAAAAAGAAAGGCAGCAAATTGCTGCCTCAATGTTTTTTATTTGCAAAATCGATCATGTAAAATGCTGATAATCCGACCAGTAGATACTCAATTCTCGCAATTATGCTGTAACCGAAGATCAAAGCTACAAGATTGAAATCCTGTGAGATTCCGACTAATCCCCAGTTCAAACCTCCAATAACTACCAGATCTATTGCTATCCAGTCCAACTGTTTCTTCTGATTTTTGATAGAAAGTACTCGTGATCAAAGCAACAATCCTGATCAAAGCAACCATTGGTAGCAACCACAATGCTATTATATTTAAGCAGTAAATTTCATTTTATATGGGTATCAAACGATCTATCTCGTGGTTTTTACTATTTATTATCATTTGTTCATGCATGGGTTGCATAGCAGAAGAAGAATATCCTGAAGAGAGCGGATCAACTTATCTTGATGAAACTGACATAGCAACTGAGGACTATACTGAGCAATATAACACAACTATCAAGAAAACTGCCATACTTGATCTTGAAAATGGATACTCACTGAAGGTTCTGGAGATCGATCGAAAAGAAGATTTTGCGGTTATCTCTTTCAGGAAGGACGGAAAACAATATTCCACAAGAACATTATCCACAGGCCAAACATATAATGTAAAGGACCCTGATGAGCAAAATATTGTTTATTCTATAAAGCTGGATAAGATATATGATAGCAGTTTTTCTATTGATCTGACCTATGAACTAAAACCTGAGATATTTCTGGAAACAGATCCTATCGACATTGAATCCGAACCCATAATAACAGTTTCACTAACTGAAGATTCCATTACACGTACTTATGAGTGGGAATACGACAACACAGAGTTCTGGATCAAGAACGAATACTACAAAGAAGATTACGACTTGTATTCCGAAAGAAGCCGAAGCAGGGACTATGACCAGTTTGCAAATGATCCATACGATGACGAACTGATCTCACAGGTAACCACACAATTGGAATACCTCGCTGATGAAGGCGGTTATGATAACGATGAGATACCATACATTGCAACCGCATTCGTCCAGTCCCTCCCTTATGTCAGTGATAGTGCTTCTGCAGGATACGATGAATACCCGAGATTCCCATTCGAGACGCTATATCACGGTGGAGGGGATTGCGAGGATTCTTCGATCCTTCTCGCATCACTTCTACACGAAATGGGATATGGAGTAGCATTGATCACATTGCCCGATCATATGGCAGTAGGTGTGCAAGGTGATGAAGGCATCTCCGGAAGCTACTATGATTACAACGGAGTCAGGTATTTCTACCTTGAAACAACTAATTCCGGCTGGGACATAGGTGTAATACCTGATGAGTATCGAGATGTAGAGGCAACAATAACTCCTATCGGATTTGGATACCCTCAGCTGCAAATTGAATTTACGGGAAGCAGCCAGAGACAAGCTGCCTACACATATGCGAGCCTGGATATTAAGGTCATGAACGT is part of the Methanococcoides orientis genome and harbors:
- a CDS encoding calcium/sodium antiporter, whose product is MYELLILLIGLAGLMLGAELIIKAALAIAEHYKISHAFIGLTLLTLGTNLPELVISVTGSIQRSMGTETSGLIIGDSIGSCFGQIGITMGIVGMFGALTLTKRELSRDGVMMLISVALLFLTGLDGTLSRTDGLIFLAAYAVYFFLLYREEEVHQKFKSAPPLYFTRTILSISAGFAILILSSYAVLNNALYLADMWGISQSFIGIVLIGLGTSLPELALSWSSIRKRAVNLSVFNLIGSNIFDILFTLGVGSLISSFTVSEALVRFDIPALFFVSLLVLLFFRRHMQLKKNEAFVLILLYVLYISVKIYSL
- a CDS encoding DUF5830 family protein, which encodes MKHPKTIQKGLDYIVAMDATELSPLEIRELLRKTVTKRFEIIDQIMSAARKEGIITDKDGMCHFTYEENDLEFFKPKIIRSEEVNNCRCCGRSMKESHYIELKSGLIGPYGSKCVRKLYLDYLFE
- a CDS encoding branched-chain amino acid transporter permease — protein: MMEDPAHFLVVTAVVAVATFATRAIPFVFFNARAPPQILSTIEKNLPPMILLLLVIYCLKDVQWLYAPYGVPEIFTIAAVMGLHLWKRNAMLSIFAGTGLYMLLVQLDVFSIIFG
- a CDS encoding AzlC family ABC transporter permease, whose product is MSQQSESLFTSALKTTLPVFLGYIPLGMAFGFLLEGAGYHWIYAPLMSIFIYAGAGQFIAVALLAAGAGLTEFAITTLLINLRHSFYGLSLLEKFSGVGKIKAYLIFALTDETYALLTTTKAPDEGSKGKFYFYITVLDHSYWILGSVLGAVLGSVLDLRLEGMTFVLTALFVVLTIEQYHASRSRFPFMAAMGAGVISLLLFSPDNMLLFSIFIGTLILIAHERFVQNDLEVRNIAEQDPDQEKIP
- a CDS encoding DUF3303 domain-containing protein, encoding MLYMEISSWEPQNRDKILEHFKEIKVPAGITIVNQWVDLTGSRYFILYECDDAEAFAAFNLPWSDICYIESVPVMESTKFMSLMSKK
- a CDS encoding DUF3303 domain-containing protein, producing the protein MLYMEISTWEPENRDKILEHFKELKMPAGVTVHNQWVDLTGSRYFILYECDDAEAFAAFNLPWSDVCYIDTVPVMKSTEFISLMSKKS
- a CDS encoding fasciclin domain-containing protein; protein product: MKINKILVALLLATIVLVSGCTTSEPEEEEMDIVDTAVDAGSFTTLVQAVQAAGLEDTLRGDGPFTVFAPTDEAFAALPEGTLDALLADEEALAAVLTYHVVAGEVMAADVAGLESAETVQGESVTFDTMDGVKVNDANVVQADIMASNGVIHVIDKVILPPSMMEEEEMDIVDTAIEAGSFTTLVQAVQAAGLEETLRSEGPFTVFAPTDEAFAALPEGTLDALLADEEALAGVLTYHVVAGEYMAADVVTMDSAETVQGSEITFTVTDDGVMVNDATVVITDIEASNGVIHVIDAVLIP
- a CDS encoding PEP/pyruvate-binding domain-containing protein produces the protein MSDLIIPMESISEEDKENVGGKAYSLSRLREKGFNVPKYFSVTADAYRKFLKDSGLEGQILLEIARKDFGKMRWEEMWDTSLRLKNLFLNSSIPEDIENVIRSEIKKNYEKVPVVVRSSAPGEDSSNTSFAGIHESYVNVRGVDPILEHVKLVWASLWSDAAILYREELGLDIKESSMAVLVQELVEGQRSGIVFSKDPNNESHLVIESVYGLNEGLVSGDIEPDRWILDRETGAIIQHVVASDREKSVRLKEGGTFIEELSSTFSDKEPLSEDDISRIYEMAMLSEKVFDSPQDMEWTIRDDEIFLLQSRPITTLEDKEKSWYISLKRTFDNLKALRIKIEEILIPEMISDSGSMSQVDLQSLNDIELAEVIVSRRSTFEKWDSIYTKEFIPFAHGMRLFADVYNEKMKPSDPYEFMDLLSNSDLLSMRRNRKLNLLAGMLRNDDSLRKNVESRNVEGDFGKHFDEFMELFGRSSYVEDKIQMMKLILELSSHPENEIISPKDPKELIENFLAIFDRKEKKYASELLDIGRASYKLRDDDNIYLGRIEGHYMDSIKEGKSRLSKRGIDQNITDDDVIKALNEKNYIPKAQVITRDLSHPGNVRIRQIQGQPASKGIVTGIARVIETKDDLFAVRSGEILVCDAIDPNMTFVAPLVSGIIERRGGMLIHGAIIAREYGIPCVTGIPDAIDIISNGDEVTVDGYLGIIVIQRQ
- a CDS encoding pyridoxamine 5'-phosphate oxidase family protein codes for the protein MTVNTPEEALIDILKGQSLAVLATEKEGRPYTNLIAFAATEDLKNILFVTPRFTRKYSNIQGSSYASIMVDNRSNTVSDFKDATVVNAMGIVKEVDKVPVFSDLYLSKQPHLEKFLKAPTSALMMMEVEKYIIATSFQNVVEMELK
- a CDS encoding YbgA family protein, with product MSNCNIPEYPYSRPRVVASKCLEFEAVRYNGSVINCPTVRALIPFVDFITVCPEVEIGLGVPRDTIRIVLVDGKKRLIQPKTETDITESMDNFTDKFLNDLPDVDGFIFKSGSPTIGIRKIKIYAASDKGFVIDYGSGFFADKIVQKYAEYPLEEDDRLRNNIIRNHFLTKLFVFSDLRTVKESGSFEKLERFHKYNRYLFRLYDRDLAVKMDQLLENKSSLGSDKIMTEYGKLIPQVFSRSPGSNEFMDIANELLLSVASSLNDVEEKYLEQVIKKYADNRMACDALLEVLKLYVMRFSDSKEEYSRLFFPYPEELKNESEPDRDRDFWANFPILTKPD
- a CDS encoding DUF378 domain-containing protein gives rise to the protein MDWIAIDLVVIGGLNWGLVGISQDFNLVALIFGYSIIARIEYLLVGLSAFYMIDFANKKH